A genomic region of Capra hircus breed San Clemente chromosome 21, ASM170441v1, whole genome shotgun sequence contains the following coding sequences:
- the EIF5 gene encoding eukaryotic translation initiation factor 5, whose product MSVNVNRSVSDQFYRYKMPRLIAKVEGKGNGIKTVIVNMVDVAKALNRPPTYPTKYFGCELGAQTQFDVKNDRYIVNGSHEANKLQDMLDGFIKKFVLCPECENPETDLHVNPKKQTIGNSCKACGYRGMLDTHHKLCTFILKNPPENSDSSTGKKEKEKKNRKGKDKENGSVSTSETPPPPPPNEISPPPHAVEEEEDDDWGEDTTEEAQRRRMDEISDHAKVLTLSDDLERTIEERVNILFDFVKKKKEEGIIDSSDKEIVAEAERLDVKAMGPLVLTEVLFNEKIREQIKKYRRHFLRFCHNNKKAQRYLLHGLECVVAMHQSQLISKIPHILKEMYDADLLEEEVIISWSEKISKKYVSKELAKEIRVKAEPFIKWLKEAEEESSGGEDDDEDENIEVVYSKTASVPKVEAVKSDNKDDDIDIDAI is encoded by the exons ATGTCTGTCAACGTCAACCGCAGCGTGTCAGACCAGTTCTATCGCTACAAGATGCCCCGTCTGATTGCCAAG GTTGAGGGCAAAGGAAATGGAATCAAGACAGTTATAGTCAACATGGTTGACGTAGCGAAAGCGCTTAATCGGCCTCCAACGT aTCCCACCAAATATTTTGGTTGTGAGCTGGGAGCACAGACCCAGTTTGATGTTAAGAATGACCGTTACATTGTCAATGGATCTCATGAGGCGAATAAGCTGCAAGACATGTTGGAtggattcattaaaaaatttgttCTCTGTCCTGAATGTGAGAATCCTGAAACAGATCTG CATGTCAATCCAAAGAAGCAAACAATAGGTAATTCTTGTAAAGCCTGTGGCTATCGAGGCATGCTTGACACACATCATAAACTCTGCACATTCATTCTCAAAAACCCACCTG AGAATAGTGACAGtagcacaggaaaaaaagaaaaggaaaagaaaaatagaaagggcAAAGACAAGGAAAATGGCTCCGTTTCCACCAGTgagacaccaccaccaccaccaccaaatgaaatcagtcctCCTCCACATGCTGTG gaagaagaagaggatgacGACTGGGGGGAGGATACAACAGAGGAAGCTCAAAGGCGTAGAATGGATGAGATCAGTGACCATGCAAAGGTTTTAACCCTCAGCGATGATTTGGAAAGGACTATTGAAGAGCGAGTCAATATCCTGTTTGATTTTGTGAAG aaaaagaaagaagaaggtaTCATTGACTCATCTGACAAAGAGATTGTAGCTGAAGCAGAAAGACTGGATGTAAAAGCCATGGGCCCTCTTGTTTTGACTGAAGTTCTTTTTAATGAGAAGATTAGAGAACAAATTAAGAAATACAGGCGCCATTTCTTACGA TTTtgtcacaacaacaaaaaagctcaGCGGTACCTTCTTCATGGTTTGGAGTGTGTGGTAGCAATGCATCAATCTCAGCTCATTTCCAAGATTCCACATATCTTGAAGGAGATGTATGATGCAGACCTTTTGGAGGAAGAGGTCATCATTAGCTGGTCGGAAAAG ATCTCTAAGAAATATGTCTCAAAGGAACTTGCCAAAGAGATTCGTGTTAAAGCGGAACCTTTTATAAAATGGTtgaaggaagcagaggaagaaTCTTCTGGTGGtgaagatgatgatgaagatgagAATATTGAG GTGGTGTATTCAAAGACTGCCAGTGTACCGAAAGTTGAAGCTGTAAAGTCTGACAACAAAGATGATGACATTGATATTGATGCCATTTAA